One Campylobacter sputorum subsp. sputorum DNA segment encodes these proteins:
- a CDS encoding bifunctional 2-C-methyl-D-erythritol 4-phosphate cytidylyltransferase/2-C-methyl-D-erythritol 2,4-cyclodiphosphate synthase — protein sequence MLDISLIMLGAGSSSRFALPVKKQWIRLNDTPLWLYATQNLCNFYPFKDVFIVSNECEYMSKFTNNFKFIKGGETRQDSLKNALDQVNSEFVLVTDIARPCISRELFLKLIEGLNNADCVVPALKVSDTVYFEEESINREKLKLIQTPQLSKTSMLKKALQSDTIYTDDSSAIKAVGGKIWYVEGNKDANKITYYDDLLNLNLPKPSNDIFSGNGFDVHKFSQNNDKTLVICGEKIPHEKGIIAHSDGDVGIHALIDAMLGAASLGDIGELFPDNNDKFKDISSIKLLDIANTMIKKVGFEIINLDITIIAQEPKLSSYKDKMEKNIANTLNLTQNRVNIKATTTEHLGFIGKKEGIAALANVNLKFFDWTKYESFNSRK from the coding sequence ATGCTTGATATATCTTTAATAATGCTTGGCGCAGGCTCATCAAGTAGATTTGCTCTACCTGTAAAAAAGCAGTGGATAAGGCTAAACGATACTCCTCTTTGGCTATATGCAACTCAAAATTTATGTAATTTTTACCCTTTTAAAGATGTTTTTATAGTAAGCAATGAATGCGAATATATGAGTAAATTTACAAATAATTTTAAATTTATAAAAGGTGGCGAAACTAGACAAGATTCATTAAAAAACGCACTAGATCAAGTAAATAGCGAATTTGTTTTGGTAACTGATATAGCAAGACCTTGCATTAGTAGAGAACTATTTTTAAAACTTATTGAAGGATTAAATAACGCTGATTGCGTTGTTCCGGCTCTAAAAGTTAGCGATACTGTATATTTTGAAGAAGAAAGCATAAATAGAGAAAAATTAAAACTCATTCAAACGCCGCAATTATCAAAAACAAGTATGCTAAAAAAAGCTTTGCAAAGCGACACAATATACACAGATGATAGCTCAGCCATAAAAGCAGTTGGCGGCAAAATTTGGTATGTTGAGGGAAATAAAGACGCAAATAAAATAACATATTATGATGATTTGCTAAACTTAAATTTGCCAAAACCATCAAACGATATATTTAGTGGAAATGGATTTGATGTGCATAAATTTAGCCAAAATAATGATAAAACATTAGTGATTTGTGGAGAAAAAATACCACATGAAAAAGGCATAATAGCTCATTCTGATGGAGATGTTGGAATTCATGCATTAATTGATGCTATGCTCGGAGCAGCATCTTTAGGAGATATTGGGGAGCTTTTTCCAGATAATAATGATAAATTTAAAGATATAAGCTCAATAAAGCTTTTAGATATCGCAAATACTATGATAAAAAAAGTTGGATTTGAGATTATAAATTTAGACATAACTATAATAGCACAAGAGCCAAAACTATCATCTTATAAAGATAAAATGGAAAAAAATATAGCAAATACTTTAAATTTAACACAAAATAGAGTTAATATCAAAGCAACAACAACAGAACATTTAGGATTTATAGGAAAAAAAGAAGGGATTGCAGCATTAGCAAATGTAAATTTAAAATTTTTTGATTGGACAAAGTATGAAAGTTTTAATAGTAGAAAATGA
- a CDS encoding response regulator, whose translation MKVLIVENEIYLAQSIASKLSKFGFECKILESENDYDKNEFFDIILLSTSFSNKKFEQIITENKDSIIIIMITYISNDTVLRPIELGAHDYIQKPFIMEELIRKIEYFINYHKLKMLNTTYKNYFKNNLISPYLKEHELKKLKLPVLIRSIKTQNSDSFALFYTINLDIAFEQIDLKNNNSLEKLKSRIGKNLLYLINFQSLKDKEKMEVLEICAKKQVIISTTNLLEKADCQIIDIPVEDSNLDINEILSIDDYTKLAISKYQNKYSDTDLAKKLGMSRKSLWEKRKKYGIQK comes from the coding sequence ATGAAAGTTTTAATAGTAGAAAATGAGATATATTTAGCACAAAGCATAGCTTCGAAACTCAGTAAATTTGGGTTTGAATGTAAAATTTTAGAAAGCGAAAATGATTATGATAAAAATGAATTTTTTGATATAATTTTATTATCAACAAGTTTTTCAAATAAAAAATTTGAGCAAATTATAACAGAAAACAAAGACTCAATTATCATAATAATGATAACATATATTAGCAATGATACTGTTTTAAGACCAATAGAACTTGGAGCACATGATTATATACAAAAACCTTTCATAATGGAAGAACTTATTAGAAAAATAGAGTATTTTATAAATTATCACAAACTAAAAATGCTAAATACAACATATAAAAATTATTTTAAAAATAATTTAATATCACCATATTTAAAAGAACATGAATTAAAAAAACTAAAACTACCTGTTTTAATTCGCAGTATAAAAACTCAAAACTCAGATAGTTTTGCGCTATTTTATACAATAAATTTAGATATAGCTTTTGAGCAAATTGATTTAAAAAACAACAACTCTTTAGAAAAGCTTAAAAGTCGTATTGGTAAAAATTTGTTATATCTAATAAATTTTCAATCTTTAAAAGATAAAGAAAAGATGGAAGTTTTAGAAATTTGTGCAAAAAAACAAGTAATTATATCAACTACAAATTTACTTGAAAAAGCAGATTGTCAAATCATAGATATACCCGTAGAAGATAGTAATTTAGATATAAATGAAATTTTAAGCATTGATGATTACACAAAACTTGCTATATCAAAATATCAAAATAAATATAGTGATACAGACCTTGCAAAAAAACTAGGAATGTCAAGAAAATCATTATGGGAAAAGAGAAAAAAATATGGAATCCAAAAATAA
- a CDS encoding sulfate adenylyltransferase, with amino-acid sequence MESKNKSININKTEYGILSLIENGILGKFTKLMNEDEAKIAISGKFKDEPSPFTYVFAPSGCEDELQNLKSKDTLELVLNDKKVGYIKVESVYKTKKEIADKSIFLVDTLKANKNLKYGKYAVSGEIRVFDTSLEETKDKIFKKIKNNNLKKISAVMLRANPIHRAHERLIRIMIDKADLVIIFLIRTLSEDKLEFDLRVKTLKYFARKYLPADKIEIVAFENTFFFKDHVDPALECIAAHNFGANKLVVGQNHGGIGMFYDGNTPHTALDIYKKELNIEIIVMPEFVYCNECKCLVSTRSCPHGAHHHIKYRTKTLRDLLYNGIMPPSILMRSDISALILSELFPNRFKDIQKIYDNLFANKGILEKHDEKDFYIALMKLYQTPIMN; translated from the coding sequence ATGGAATCCAAAAATAAATCCATAAATATAAATAAAACTGAGTATGGCATACTATCACTCATAGAAAACGGAATTTTAGGTAAATTTACTAAGCTAATGAATGAAGATGAGGCAAAAATTGCTATAAGCGGTAAATTTAAAGATGAACCAAGTCCATTTACTTATGTTTTTGCGCCAAGTGGGTGTGAAGATGAATTGCAAAATTTAAAAAGCAAAGATACGCTAGAGCTTGTTTTAAATGATAAAAAAGTAGGGTATATAAAAGTAGAAAGTGTGTATAAAACAAAAAAAGAAATAGCCGATAAGTCGATATTTTTAGTAGATACACTTAAAGCAAATAAAAATTTAAAATATGGAAAATACGCAGTAAGTGGTGAAATACGGGTATTTGATACCTCACTAGAAGAGACAAAAGATAAAATTTTTAAAAAAATCAAAAATAACAATCTTAAAAAAATCAGTGCAGTTATGCTAAGGGCAAATCCGATTCATAGAGCCCACGAAAGACTTATAAGAATCATGATAGACAAGGCAGATCTTGTAATAATATTTTTAATAAGAACTTTATCAGAAGATAAACTTGAGTTTGATTTAAGAGTAAAAACACTAAAATATTTTGCAAGAAAATATCTACCGGCAGATAAAATAGAAATAGTAGCTTTTGAAAATACATTTTTTTTCAAAGATCATGTAGATCCAGCATTAGAGTGCATTGCAGCGCATAATTTTGGTGCAAATAAACTTGTAGTTGGACAAAATCATGGTGGTATAGGTATGTTTTATGATGGCAATACACCACATACAGCCTTAGATATATATAAAAAAGAATTAAATATAGAAATCATCGTTATGCCAGAGTTTGTATATTGCAATGAGTGTAAATGTTTAGTTAGCACAAGAAGTTGCCCGCATGGTGCACATCATCATATAAAATATCGCACAAAAACTTTAAGAGATTTGCTTTATAATGGAATTATGCCGCCATCTATCCTTATGAGAAGTGACATTTCAGCACTCATACTAAGTGAGCTTTTTCCAAATAGATTTAAAGATATACAAAAAATTTACGATAATTTATTTGCAAACAAGGGTATTTTAGAAAAACACGATGAAAAAGATTTTTATATAGCACTTATGAAGCTTTATCAAACACCAATAATGAACTAA
- a CDS encoding phosphatidylglycerophosphatase A family protein → MRKLFLTFFYSGLVPFAPGTFGTLAGAVVAYFILKFLGANTLALLSILVFVAAINPIKEYEKETNSHDNSCIVIDEVAGIWLTLSMCGLSLFGFILGIIYFRLFDIYKPSVIGRIDREVKGGLGVMGDDMLAGFFAGLSVLITLKALIYFGIILPAI, encoded by the coding sequence ATGAGAAAACTATTTCTTACATTTTTTTATAGCGGTTTAGTACCTTTTGCACCAGGAACTTTTGGAACACTGGCTGGAGCTGTGGTAGCGTATTTTATACTTAAATTTTTAGGTGCTAATACACTAGCTCTTTTATCTATTCTAGTATTTGTTGCTGCTATTAATCCGATAAAAGAATATGAAAAAGAGACAAATTCTCATGATAATTCTTGCATAGTTATAGATGAAGTTGCAGGTATTTGGCTAACTTTATCAATGTGTGGTCTTTCTTTGTTTGGTTTTATACTTGGTATTATTTATTTTAGACTTTTTGATATTTATAAACCATCTGTTATAGGACGCATAGATAGAGAGGTAAAAGGCGGTTTGGGAGTAATGGGAGATGATATGTTAGCTGGATTTTTTGCTGGGCTTAGTGTTTTAATAACACTTAAAGCACTAATATATTTTGGCATTATTTTACCAGCTATATAA
- the gpmI gene encoding 2,3-bisphosphoglycerate-independent phosphoglycerate mutase — protein MNQKTILIITDGIGFNPKNKFNAFANAKKPTYDYLFKNVPNSLLKTSGKSVGLPDGQMGNSEVGHMTIGSGRVLYQNLVKINMAIEDGSLKQNTALNLIAKKCKRVHIIGLYSDGGVHGMDNHFDEIASIYESFGLEVWEHAITDGRDVSPTSGAKFIKKLEQKQSKNKKIATICGRFYAMDRDKRWDRVQKAYENMIFVNNHSNLSPSKYLEKSYENNITDEFIEPASFNGFDGIKKDDGVVFINFRNDRAREICSALAYENFSEFKREFVVKNLITMTNYDDSFDFEVIFDKDDIKDTLSEIISKNGLRQFHCAETEKYAHVTFFFNGGKEDVLPNETRILVPSPKVKTYDEMPQMSAYEVCEATLKAIKDGFDFIVVNFANGDMVGHTGNYEASIKAVEAVDECLGKIIKLAKEQNYAYVQISDHGNCEAIKDKNLNTLTNHTTFDVFCFILANGVKTVKNGGLSNVAPSILKIMGITCPKVMDEPLI, from the coding sequence ATGAATCAAAAAACAATTTTAATAATAACAGATGGTATAGGATTTAATCCTAAAAACAAATTTAATGCGTTTGCAAATGCTAAAAAACCTACTTATGATTATCTTTTTAAAAATGTTCCAAATTCTCTTTTAAAAACAAGCGGCAAGAGTGTAGGTCTTCCCGATGGACAGATGGGAAATAGCGAAGTAGGGCATATGACAATAGGAAGTGGTAGAGTTTTATATCAAAATTTAGTAAAGATAAATATGGCTATAGAAGATGGATCGTTAAAACAAAATACTGCTTTAAATTTGATAGCAAAAAAATGCAAAAGAGTGCATATTATAGGTCTTTATAGTGATGGCGGTGTCCATGGTATGGATAATCATTTCGATGAGATAGCTAGTATTTATGAAAGTTTTGGACTTGAAGTATGGGAACATGCAATAACAGATGGTAGGGATGTCTCTCCAACAAGTGGGGCTAAATTTATAAAAAAATTAGAGCAAAAGCAGAGTAAAAATAAAAAAATAGCCACGATTTGTGGCAGGTTTTATGCAATGGATAGAGATAAAAGATGGGATAGAGTGCAAAAAGCCTATGAAAATATGATTTTTGTTAATAATCATTCAAATTTATCGCCAAGTAAATATTTAGAAAAATCATATGAAAACAATATCACAGATGAGTTTATAGAGCCAGCAAGTTTTAATGGTTTTGATGGCATAAAAAAAGATGATGGGGTTGTGTTTATAAATTTTAGAAATGATAGAGCAAGGGAAATTTGCTCAGCTCTAGCTTATGAAAATTTTAGCGAATTTAAAAGAGAATTTGTGGTTAAAAACTTAATAACTATGACAAATTACGATGATAGTTTTGATTTTGAAGTTATTTTTGATAAAGATGATATCAAAGATACATTAAGCGAGATTATATCCAAAAATGGTCTTAGACAATTTCATTGTGCAGAAACGGAAAAATACGCACATGTGACATTCTTTTTTAATGGTGGAAAAGAAGATGTTTTGCCAAATGAAACTAGAATTTTAGTTCCTAGTCCAAAGGTTAAAACATATGATGAAATGCCGCAAATGAGTGCTTATGAAGTTTGTGAAGCTACGCTAAAAGCTATAAAAGATGGATTTGATTTTATAGTTGTAAATTTTGCAAATGGTGATATGGTTGGTCACACTGGAAATTATGAAGCATCTATAAAAGCTGTTGAAGCTGTTGATGAGTGCTTAGGAAAGATAATTAAACTTGCAAAAGAACAAAATTATGCTTATGTGCAAATAAGTGATCATGGTAATTGCGAAGCTATAAAAGATAAAAATTTAAATACCCTTACAAACCATACAACTTTTGATGTATTTTGTTTCATTTTAGCAAATGGAGTAAAAACTGTAAAAAACGGCGGCTTAAGTAATGTCGCACCAAGTATTCTTAAAATAATGGGAATTACTTGCCCAAAAGTTATGGATGAGCCTCTTATATAG
- the mraY gene encoding phospho-N-acetylmuramoyl-pentapeptide-transferase produces the protein MFYYLYTFLNINLFQYTTVRAGFAFFIAFVFTIFFMPKFIRWAKQKHADQPIYELAPKTHQTKNKTPTMGGLVFIFSTIIASLLCARLDNFYVIASILCLFLFCSIGFIDDYNKIIKNSNHAGLTPKGKFTLQILFAFVVSIVLFTNGANTELFIPFYKYPILNIEFFSVVFWVVVIVASSNAVNLTDGLDGLATVPSIFALLSLSVFSYLSGHIVFSNYLFLPSIQGLGEVIIVTCALMGALIGFLWFNCYPAEVFMGDSGSLSMGSFIGLVGIMSKNEFLLIIIGFVFVMETVSVILQVGSFKIFKKRIFLMAPIHHHFEIKGWVENKIIIRFWLIALLANLVALTALKLR, from the coding sequence ATGTTTTATTATTTATATACATTTTTAAATATAAATTTATTCCAATACACCACAGTTAGAGCCGGATTTGCTTTTTTTATAGCTTTTGTTTTTACAATCTTTTTTATGCCTAAATTTATAAGATGGGCAAAACAAAAACATGCAGATCAGCCTATATATGAACTTGCACCAAAAACACACCAAACAAAAAATAAAACTCCGACCATGGGTGGACTTGTTTTTATATTTTCAACCATAATTGCTAGTTTACTTTGTGCAAGACTTGATAATTTTTATGTAATAGCTTCTATTTTATGTCTATTTTTATTTTGTTCTATAGGCTTCATTGATGATTATAATAAGATCATAAAAAACAGCAATCACGCTGGCTTAACACCAAAAGGTAAATTTACACTTCAAATACTTTTTGCTTTTGTGGTAAGCATTGTGCTGTTTACAAATGGTGCAAATACGGAACTTTTCATACCATTTTACAAATACCCTATATTAAATATAGAGTTCTTTTCAGTTGTTTTTTGGGTAGTTGTAATAGTCGCAAGTTCAAATGCTGTAAATTTAACAGATGGACTTGATGGACTTGCAACGGTTCCTAGCATATTTGCACTTTTAAGCCTAAGCGTATTTTCATATCTTAGCGGACACATAGTTTTTAGCAATTATCTATTTTTGCCAAGTATTCAAGGTCTTGGAGAGGTTATCATAGTTACTTGTGCATTAATGGGTGCTTTGATAGGATTTTTATGGTTTAATTGCTATCCAGCTGAGGTTTTTATGGGGGATAGTGGGAGTCTTAGCATGGGTTCATTCATAGGACTTGTTGGTATTATGAGTAAAAATGAGTTTTTGCTAATAATCATAGGATTTGTTTTTGTAATGGAAACGGTTTCTGTGATATTGCAAGTTGGAAGCTTTAAAATATTTAAAAAACGTATATTTTTAATGGCTCCAATACACCATCATTTTGAGATAAAAGGTTGGGTTGAAAACAAAATAATAATTAGATTTTGGCTAATTGCCCTACTTGCAAATTTAGTTGCACTTACTGCATTAAAGCTTAGATAA
- the murD gene encoding UDP-N-acetylmuramoyl-L-alanine--D-glutamate ligase, with protein sequence MKKSLFGYALTTKALAKTGGWDIYDDKFKEISQDEYRNLLLPTDKFDASKSKLEIPSPGFPPTHNLVKNARNLISEYDYFKDIMPVSVWISGTNGKTTTTKMTQFLLEKYGSDMGGNVGNPLATLNKNAKIWILETSSFTLHYTKLASPNVYVLLPITPDHISWHGSMQEYEKAKLKPVLSMKEGSVAILPKKYKGIESLAQILYYEDEKDLEKICGVESKNLTFKTPFLMDALMALCIEKILFDKADFEFLNNFIIEPNKLEEIKDKFGRLWVNDTKATNIDAALQAFKRYKEFKIHAIIGGDDKGVDLSEIFEILSKQNAVIYAIGSNTNKIINLSAKFNLKAFKCEFLDIAVKEISKTMKKENEVGLLSPACASLDQFSSYAQRGDEFKKFINLL encoded by the coding sequence ATGAAAAAATCACTATTTGGATACGCACTAACTACAAAAGCACTCGCAAAAACTGGTGGGTGGGATATTTATGATGATAAGTTTAAGGAAATTTCTCAAGACGAATATAGAAATTTGCTTTTACCAACAGATAAATTTGACGCATCAAAAAGTAAGCTTGAAATTCCGAGTCCGGGATTTCCGCCTACTCATAATTTAGTTAAAAATGCTAGAAATTTAATAAGTGAATATGATTATTTTAAAGATATTATGCCAGTAAGCGTATGGATAAGTGGAACAAATGGCAAAACAACTACTACAAAAATGACTCAGTTTTTACTAGAAAAATATGGCTCAGATATGGGCGGAAATGTAGGAAATCCACTTGCTACATTAAACAAAAATGCAAAAATATGGATTTTAGAAACAAGTTCTTTTACGCTTCATTATACAAAGCTTGCTTCACCTAATGTATATGTTTTGTTACCAATTACGCCAGATCATATAAGTTGGCACGGAAGTATGCAAGAGTATGAAAAAGCCAAGTTAAAACCAGTTTTATCTATGAAAGAAGGTTCTGTTGCAATTTTGCCTAAAAAATACAAAGGCATTGAAAGTTTGGCACAAATTTTATACTACGAAGACGAAAAAGATTTAGAGAAAATTTGTGGCGTAGAAAGTAAAAATTTAACCTTTAAAACACCATTTTTAATGGACGCTTTAATGGCACTTTGTATAGAAAAAATACTTTTTGATAAAGCAGATTTTGAATTTTTAAATAATTTTATAATAGAACCAAATAAATTAGAAGAAATTAAAGATAAGTTTGGCAGACTTTGGGTAAATGATACAAAAGCTACGAATATCGACGCAGCCTTGCAAGCTTTTAAACGATACAAAGAATTTAAAATTCATGCAATAATTGGTGGCGATGATAAAGGCGTGGATTTAAGTGAAATTTTCGAAATTTTGAGCAAACAAAATGCTGTAATTTACGCCATAGGCTCAAATACAAATAAAATTATAAATTTATCGGCTAAATTTAACTTAAAAGCTTTTAAATGTGAATTTTTAGATATAGCTGTAAAAGAGATATCTAAAACTATGAAAAAAGAGAATGAAGTTGGTCTGCTAAGCCCTGCTTGTGCTAGTTTAGATCAGTTTAGTTCATACGCACAAAGAGGCGATGAATTTAAAAAATTTATCAATTTACTATAA
- a CDS encoding FMN-binding glutamate synthase family protein: protein MMIILQILFFIILLYIAMLFVYDRYVQRKSALLINYPVIARFRYIFEILREPLRQYFAEENFYESRDKINWVYKAAKGDNLLMSFSVSKAYDGSRFMLKHSSSVLNKNEVSNNFSVNIGNKDCKIPFVTKSVIVRSAMSDGALSPEATRAFSLGAIKGKFPINIGEGSLTSNYFFKHKLTLEREKYLEVINPDESAKKIYHLYKKLFNHTVASRKYKDLALKGKAKDSFVLDKESLKFYRINWDAPIEAFPQNVPDDVADIIFQIGSGLYGVRDENGNFDELRYQKVMKFCKATEIKIAQGAKQTGGKLLGTKISPEISYYRGVPQGVDLFSPNRFPYAKTYDELFDFIEKLKKLSDKPVGFKIVVSDINEIKKMCQNLANRKKDGKMLPDFISIDGGDGGSGAAPLELMESVGLSIAHALYIVDKELKDASLRDDMKIIASSKILTPDDVAIVLCLGADLTGIARGFMMSGGCIRARVCAGAGKHTCPVGMATQDKKKRFSYLINEKSEHIANYHNRLLDSLKTIMEIMGISSLDKFDKSMITYRSRSGEYYFNIDDYFKEKIHNKEI, encoded by the coding sequence ATGATGATTATTTTACAAATTTTATTTTTTATCATTCTTTTATATATAGCAATGCTTTTTGTCTATGATAGATATGTTCAAAGGAAATCGGCTCTACTTATAAATTATCCTGTTATTGCTAGATTTAGATATATTTTTGAAATTTTAAGAGAGCCGCTTAGGCAATATTTTGCCGAAGAAAATTTTTATGAATCTAGAGATAAGATAAATTGGGTCTATAAAGCTGCAAAAGGAGATAATCTACTTATGTCTTTTAGTGTTTCAAAAGCATATGACGGAAGTAGATTTATGCTAAAACACTCATCAAGCGTTTTAAACAAAAATGAAGTTAGCAATAATTTTAGTGTTAATATAGGAAATAAAGATTGCAAAATACCATTTGTAACAAAATCTGTCATTGTTAGATCAGCAATGAGCGATGGTGCCTTAAGCCCAGAAGCAACAAGAGCTTTTTCCCTTGGTGCAATAAAGGGCAAATTTCCTATCAATATAGGCGAGGGTTCGCTTACTAGCAACTATTTTTTTAAGCACAAACTAACACTAGAGAGAGAAAAATATTTAGAAGTAATAAATCCGGATGAAAGTGCTAAAAAAATCTATCATTTATATAAAAAGCTATTTAACCACACCGTTGCTTCAAGAAAATATAAAGATTTGGCATTAAAAGGTAAAGCCAAAGATAGCTTTGTTTTAGACAAAGAGAGTCTTAAATTTTATAGAATAAACTGGGATGCTCCTATAGAAGCATTTCCACAAAATGTACCAGATGATGTGGCAGATATAATATTTCAAATTGGCTCAGGATTATATGGCGTAAGAGATGAAAATGGCAACTTTGATGAACTTAGATATCAAAAAGTAATGAAATTTTGTAAAGCAACTGAAATAAAAATAGCTCAAGGTGCAAAGCAAACAGGAGGAAAGCTACTAGGAACTAAAATTTCGCCAGAAATTTCTTATTATCGTGGTGTTCCTCAAGGCGTTGATCTTTTTAGTCCAAATAGATTTCCATATGCAAAAACATATGATGAATTGTTTGATTTTATCGAAAAACTAAAAAAACTTTCAGATAAGCCAGTTGGATTTAAGATAGTTGTTTCAGACATTAATGAAATTAAAAAAATGTGCCAAAATTTAGCTAATCGCAAAAAAGATGGAAAAATGCTTCCAGATTTTATAAGCATTGATGGTGGTGATGGCGGAAGCGGTGCTGCTCCGCTAGAACTAATGGAATCTGTTGGACTAAGCATAGCACACGCACTATATATAGTAGATAAAGAGTTAAAAGATGCTTCATTAAGGGATGATATGAAAATCATAGCTAGTAGCAAAATTCTAACACCAGATGATGTCGCCATAGTATTATGTTTAGGAGCCGATTTGACTGGAATTGCAAGAGGCTTTATGATGAGTGGCGGATGCATTAGAGCTAGAGTTTGTGCAGGTGCTGGAAAACACACTTGTCCTGTTGGCATGGCAACGCAAGATAAGAAAAAAAGATTTTCGTATCTTATAAATGAAAAGTCAGAACACATTGCAAATTATCACAATAGACTGCTAGATAGTTTAAAAACAATAATGGAAATAATGGGTATAAGTAGCCTTGATAAATTTGATAAAAGTATGATTACATATAGAAGTAGAAGTGGTGAATATTACTTTAATATAGATGATTATTTTAAAGAAAAAATTCACAATAAAGAAATATAA
- a CDS encoding DedA family protein translates to MQDMLTSLSTYGYFILFFYSLGGGMVAIIAAGVLSSVGKMDITLSIFIAILGNIIGDSIIFYLSRYNKKEFLPYLKKQRRNVALSQILFKKYGSFIIVVKKYIYGIKTIIPIAIAFTKYPFYKFTIFNIIGSIVWGISLGLLSYFMGDYLIQSYEKLKEYPWVMPLIIFVIFGLIIFYFKQTTKKRA, encoded by the coding sequence ATGCAAGATATGTTAACTTCTTTATCTACATATGGATATTTTATTTTATTTTTCTACTCTCTTGGCGGCGGCATGGTTGCTATTATAGCAGCTGGAGTGCTTAGTAGTGTTGGCAAAATGGATATAACTTTAAGTATATTTATAGCAATTCTTGGCAATATAATAGGAGATAGTATTATTTTTTATCTTAGTAGATACAATAAAAAAGAATTTTTACCATACCTAAAAAAGCAAAGGCGAAATGTGGCACTTTCACAAATTTTATTTAAAAAATATGGCAGTTTTATAATAGTTGTTAAAAAATATATTTATGGTATAAAGACAATTATACCTATTGCTATTGCTTTTACAAAATATCCATTTTATAAATTTACTATTTTTAATATAATTGGTTCTATTGTATGGGGAATTAGTTTGGGATTGCTAAGTTATTTTATGGGAGATTATCTGATACAATCTTATGAAAAACTAAAAGAATATCCTTGGGTAATGCCACTTATAATATTTGTTATTTTTGGGCTAATTATATTTTATTTTAAACAAACTACTAAAAAAAGGGCTTAA
- a CDS encoding lipid-binding SYLF domain-containing protein, translating to MLNKSFFLNKILLFLFFITPLFANNELLLNASNSYVLVMKENQNAPVKQLYAQAKAIVIFPKLTKIGFIVGGMGGSGVMVIKNGNEISHIENVKIGGGSLGLQIGYDSSSLVLFILKDSIVNDILNSKFTISSDISVSFGDFGKKYSRVSDIKFTNDIYAYANNSGFFAGASFSGAIIGLGDKFSYSKDSYAYSSLIKAFLKF from the coding sequence ATGCTAAATAAATCATTTTTTTTAAACAAAATACTGCTTTTTTTATTTTTTATAACACCGCTTTTTGCAAATAATGAGTTGTTGTTAAATGCATCGAATTCTTATGTTTTGGTAATGAAAGAAAATCAAAATGCACCAGTAAAACAGCTTTATGCTCAAGCTAAGGCAATAGTTATATTTCCAAAGCTTACTAAAATAGGCTTTATAGTAGGCGGAATGGGCGGAAGTGGTGTTATGGTTATCAAAAACGGTAATGAAATTTCTCATATAGAAAATGTAAAAATAGGTGGCGGAAGTCTTGGGCTTCAAATTGGATATGATAGTAGTTCCCTTGTTTTATTCATTTTAAAAGATAGTATAGTAAATGATATATTAAATTCAAAATTTACAATAAGTTCTGATATTTCAGTTTCTTTTGGAGATTTTGGGAAAAAATATAGCAGAGTTAGTGATATTAAATTTACTAATGATATTTATGCTTACGCTAATAATAGTGGATTTTTTGCAGGAGCTAGCTTTAGTGGAGCGATTATTGGCTTAGGCGATAAATTTAGTTATTCAAAAGATTCTTATGCATACTCATCTTTGATAAAAGCTTTTTTGAAATTCTAA